A window of Prolixibacter sp. SD074 contains these coding sequences:
- a CDS encoding M64 family metallopeptidase — translation MKAKINKDTYMKSILLNILFILLPFSGIAFPRFGQYFTEGALRFDYLLAGNNKTVQVFPAATKREKFWSGSHNYLVDTLNLGAYRYRVFDKNSGKLIFSRGFAPLFQEWQTTPEAKKQERSFYQALRFPFPQNEVKLEIDQRNWDGKFVPVFQTDIDPKDYFIINETPTKEKVVDVLHSGKPENHVDIAILAEGYTADQMDKFVRDATRMTDYLFAVSPFSENKSKFNVYAVETPSVESGTDIPGQHIYRNTAFNTTFYTFDVPRYLTTTDMKSVSDAAACVPYDQVIVLVNSVKYGGGGFYNFVNVCTADHNLSNLVFVHEFGHGFAGLGDEYYTSAVAYEDYYNLKVEPWEPNLTTLVDFGKKWKDMVAPSTPIPTPRTPEYNNKTGAFEGGGYMNKGVYSPYEDCRMKSNEASGFCPVCKRAIIRTIDTYTK, via the coding sequence ATGAAAGCAAAAATAAACAAAGATACCTACATGAAAAGCATCCTTTTAAACATACTTTTCATATTACTGCCTTTTTCGGGAATTGCTTTTCCCCGATTTGGTCAATATTTTACGGAAGGCGCCCTTCGCTTCGATTATCTACTGGCAGGCAACAACAAAACAGTCCAGGTTTTCCCGGCGGCCACCAAAAGAGAAAAATTCTGGAGCGGTTCACACAATTACCTGGTCGATACATTAAACTTAGGAGCTTACCGTTACAGGGTATTCGACAAAAATAGCGGCAAGTTGATTTTTAGCCGGGGGTTTGCCCCGCTTTTCCAGGAATGGCAAACCACACCGGAAGCAAAAAAACAAGAACGCTCATTCTACCAGGCACTCCGCTTTCCGTTTCCTCAAAACGAAGTAAAACTTGAAATTGATCAACGAAACTGGGATGGTAAATTTGTTCCGGTTTTTCAAACCGATATTGATCCGAAAGATTATTTCATCATTAATGAAACGCCTACAAAAGAGAAAGTAGTAGATGTTTTACATTCGGGGAAACCGGAAAATCATGTAGACATCGCGATTCTGGCTGAAGGCTACACCGCAGACCAAATGGACAAATTTGTACGTGACGCCACCCGTATGACTGATTATCTCTTCGCCGTATCACCATTTTCTGAAAACAAAAGCAAATTCAATGTTTATGCGGTCGAAACTCCATCGGTTGAATCGGGGACTGACATTCCCGGACAACATATATACAGGAACACAGCTTTCAATACAACCTTTTACACGTTTGATGTGCCACGTTATTTAACTACGACGGATATGAAATCGGTTAGCGATGCTGCAGCCTGCGTACCTTATGATCAGGTAATTGTTCTGGTTAACTCCGTAAAATACGGTGGAGGCGGATTCTATAATTTCGTTAATGTCTGCACAGCCGACCATAACCTGTCAAACCTGGTTTTCGTACACGAATTTGGACACGGATTTGCCGGGCTTGGAGATGAATATTACACATCGGCCGTAGCATATGAAGATTATTACAATCTAAAAGTGGAACCATGGGAGCCCAACCTGACCACATTAGTTGATTTTGGGAAAAAATGGAAAGACATGGTGGCTCCTTCTACGCCAATCCCTACACCTCGCACTCCTGAATATAATAATAAAACAGGTGCTTTCGAAGGTGGCGGTTACATGAATAAAGGAGTTTACAGTCCTTACGAAGACTGCCGGATGAAGTCTAACGAAGCATCAGGTTTTTGCCCTGTTTGCAAAAGAGCCATCATTCGGACCATCGATACGTATACCAAATAA
- a CDS encoding mechanosensitive ion channel family protein: protein MSTYYSWLKNLFLDVVHNEQMAVLFSAIVVLFSIAAISGIFHLILRSALRGVFSRIVKRTRFEWDDILFKNRVFNVLAHIAPVLIIRWAANFAGNDIGWMAGALLGIAKIYLIIVLIAVFNRLLSSSLDIYQTYPFSKARPIKGYIQLMKLLLYFIGGIFLVSVLISKSPGRLFTGLGAMAAVLLFVFKDAILGFIASIQLAANKMVKPGDWISLPSYNADGTVEDISLTSVKVQNWDKTITTIPTYALVSGSMTNWIGMEESGGRRIKRSINIDMTTVRFADTELLEHLREFSLIREYVERKEKEIKEYNQAKQLDDRDYVSGRKQTNLGIFRKYLEAYLHNHPMVHDEMTFLIRHLQPTEKGIPVEIYVFSKDQRWANYEELQADIFDHILAVLPEFGLRVFQNPSGEDFRNLKQVNNNEA from the coding sequence ATGTCAACATATTATTCCTGGTTAAAGAATCTTTTTCTCGATGTAGTTCATAATGAGCAAATGGCTGTGCTTTTTTCAGCCATAGTTGTGCTTTTCAGTATTGCTGCCATTTCCGGCATTTTTCATCTGATTTTGAGGTCTGCATTGCGGGGAGTATTTTCCAGAATTGTAAAACGTACTCGTTTTGAGTGGGACGATATCCTATTTAAAAACCGGGTCTTTAACGTACTGGCACATATCGCTCCGGTTTTAATAATCCGGTGGGCGGCGAACTTTGCCGGAAATGATATTGGCTGGATGGCTGGGGCGCTTTTGGGAATAGCCAAAATTTATTTGATTATTGTTCTCATAGCTGTCTTTAACCGGTTGCTTAGTTCATCACTCGATATTTATCAAACGTATCCTTTTTCCAAGGCAAGGCCAATAAAGGGTTATATACAGCTGATGAAGTTGTTGCTTTATTTTATTGGGGGCATTTTTCTGGTTTCGGTGCTCATTTCGAAGAGCCCCGGAAGACTATTTACCGGCTTGGGGGCAATGGCAGCTGTGTTGTTGTTCGTGTTTAAAGATGCCATTCTTGGTTTTATTGCCAGTATTCAGCTGGCTGCCAATAAAATGGTGAAGCCTGGAGACTGGATCTCGTTGCCCTCCTACAATGCTGATGGAACGGTAGAAGATATTTCTCTCACGTCGGTAAAAGTGCAGAACTGGGACAAAACCATTACGACCATTCCGACATATGCCTTGGTTTCAGGCTCAATGACGAACTGGATTGGGATGGAGGAATCTGGCGGACGCCGAATCAAGCGATCCATTAATATCGATATGACGACGGTACGTTTCGCCGATACTGAGTTGCTGGAGCATCTTCGTGAGTTCTCTCTTATTCGGGAATATGTAGAGAGAAAGGAAAAGGAAATTAAGGAATATAACCAGGCAAAACAACTTGATGATCGGGATTATGTCTCCGGTAGAAAACAAACTAACCTGGGAATCTTTCGAAAGTATCTTGAAGCTTATTTACACAATCATCCGATGGTGCATGATGAGATGACATTTTTGATTCGTCATTTGCAACCAACTGAAAAAGGAATCCCTGTTGAAATATATGTATTTAGTAAAGATCAGCGTTGGGCAAACTACGAAGAATTGCAGGCTGATATCTTCGATCATATTCTAGCCGTATTACCTGAATTCGGACTACGGGTTTTTCAGAACCCTTCCGGCGAAGATTTTCGCAATTTGAAGCAGGTGAACAATAATGAAGCCTGA
- a CDS encoding Lrp/AsnC ligand binding domain-containing protein produces MVKKYNAENEEEFQEQIIQIDDLDRKILKLITTNARIPFLEVARECGVSGAAIHQRVQRLLNLGVVTGSEFIVSPQKLGYNTCAYMGIYLERASYDRKVVKQLREISEIVECHHTTGQYAIFIKIQTKTNKHLKKIIDTDLQGIDGISRTETFISLEQEFKRQIPIK; encoded by the coding sequence ATGGTAAAAAAGTATAATGCAGAAAATGAAGAGGAGTTTCAGGAGCAGATCATCCAGATCGATGATTTGGATAGGAAAATATTGAAGCTCATCACCACCAATGCCCGTATTCCGTTTCTGGAAGTGGCCCGTGAGTGTGGTGTTTCCGGCGCTGCGATTCACCAACGTGTTCAGCGCCTGTTGAATTTGGGTGTAGTTACCGGTTCTGAATTTATTGTGAGCCCGCAAAAGCTTGGATACAACACTTGTGCTTATATGGGGATATATCTCGAAAGAGCAAGTTACGATAGAAAAGTTGTGAAGCAATTGCGCGAAATCTCAGAAATTGTGGAGTGCCATCATACGACCGGTCAGTATGCAATTTTTATAAAAATACAGACCAAAACGAATAAGCACCTGAAGAAGATTATCGATACCGATCTTCAGGGTATCGATGGAATCTCCCGGACGGAGACTTTTATCTCATTAGAGCAGGAATTTAAAAGGCAAATTCCAATAAAATAA
- a CDS encoding DUF3127 domain-containing protein translates to MSFKVKGQIEQLLPVVTGTSARGEWKKQEFVVQTDEQYPKKICFTLFNDKINLLEGFNSNMEVEVSFSVESREYNGRWFHNVNAYRIDKANTEPEGFNPPPFNENDIPPETEDDGGDLPF, encoded by the coding sequence ATGAGTTTTAAAGTGAAGGGACAGATTGAGCAGTTGCTTCCGGTTGTAACAGGTACCAGTGCCAGAGGAGAATGGAAGAAACAGGAGTTTGTCGTTCAGACCGATGAACAATACCCAAAAAAAATTTGCTTTACTTTATTCAACGACAAAATTAACTTGCTGGAAGGCTTTAACAGCAACATGGAAGTGGAAGTGTCGTTTAGTGTGGAGTCAAGAGAATATAATGGAAGGTGGTTCCATAATGTAAATGCCTATCGCATTGATAAGGCGAATACTGAACCGGAAGGGTTCAATCCACCACCGTTTAACGAGAATGATATACCGCCTGAAACGGAGGATGACGGCGGCGATTTGCCATTCTAA
- a CDS encoding FKBP-type peptidyl-prolyl cis-trans isomerase, translating into MKILKIALILVAAVLVMASCNQQASRNVTLKTAADSASYAIGVDLGNNIKMNLKNTPGGVKLDSSIMLAGFEDMLMDNDLKVPAEKGRTIIQAFFSKIQDRVAQENLEKGQKFLEENAKNDSVKTTDSGLQYKVIKQGNGAVPKAGQKVKVDYTGKTIDGKVFDSSIQRGKPVSFQVDRVIKGWTEALEMMPVGSEWMLYIPADLAYGKRGAGKDIDPNSTLIFEVHLLGIEK; encoded by the coding sequence ATGAAAATTCTCAAAATTGCACTTATCCTTGTTGCCGCAGTATTGGTGATGGCATCATGCAATCAGCAGGCAAGCCGCAATGTTACGCTCAAAACAGCTGCTGACTCTGCCAGTTACGCCATTGGCGTCGATCTGGGAAACAACATAAAAATGAACCTGAAGAATACTCCGGGTGGTGTAAAACTTGATTCAAGTATTATGCTGGCTGGATTTGAAGATATGCTGATGGACAATGACCTGAAAGTACCTGCCGAAAAAGGGCGGACTATTATTCAAGCTTTCTTCAGCAAAATTCAGGATCGGGTAGCTCAGGAAAACCTGGAAAAAGGGCAGAAATTCCTGGAAGAAAACGCAAAGAACGACAGCGTAAAAACGACTGACAGCGGACTGCAGTACAAAGTCATCAAGCAAGGTAACGGTGCGGTTCCAAAAGCAGGACAAAAAGTAAAAGTTGACTACACCGGAAAAACGATTGACGGAAAAGTATTCGACAGCTCTATTCAGCGTGGCAAACCGGTTAGTTTCCAGGTCGATCGCGTAATCAAAGGATGGACGGAAGCTTTGGAAATGATGCCTGTTGGTTCAGAATGGATGCTCTATATCCCTGCTGATTTGGCTTACGGCAAGCGCGGTGCAGGTAAAGATATCGATCCTAATTCTACCCTGATCTTTGAAGTTCACCTATTAGGAATTGAAAAATAA
- a CDS encoding FKBP-type peptidyl-prolyl cis-trans isomerase, with product MSKKELNSQVEKFSYSIGLSIASNLIGSGIKTIDAESFSMAIEDAYEGHVPKISADEANQIIQEYISRVQDKEKDENLNAGKAYLEENKKNQHVEELPNGMQFEVMVQGDGELPSASDNVKCHYHGTLVDGTVFDSSIERGEPAQFPVNGVIQGWQEALQLMPVGSKWKLFIPPHLAYGENGAGGVIGPNATLIFEVELLEIEK from the coding sequence ATGTCAAAAAAGGAGTTAAACTCACAAGTAGAAAAATTTAGTTATTCCATTGGTTTGAGTATTGCAAGCAATCTAATCGGTTCAGGAATCAAAACAATTGATGCCGAATCTTTTAGTATGGCTATTGAAGATGCCTATGAAGGGCACGTACCGAAAATAAGTGCTGACGAAGCCAATCAGATAATCCAGGAATATATCAGCCGGGTCCAGGATAAAGAAAAAGACGAAAACCTGAATGCAGGAAAAGCCTATTTAGAAGAAAATAAAAAGAACCAACACGTCGAAGAACTTCCCAACGGGATGCAGTTTGAAGTGATGGTCCAGGGAGACGGCGAATTGCCTTCCGCTTCCGATAACGTAAAATGTCACTACCACGGAACATTAGTTGACGGTACCGTGTTCGATAGCTCCATTGAGCGGGGCGAACCGGCTCAGTTTCCGGTAAACGGCGTCATCCAGGGATGGCAGGAAGCTCTTCAGCTCATGCCCGTAGGTTCAAAGTGGAAACTGTTTATTCCCCCGCACCTCGCTTACGGCGAAAACGGTGCAGGTGGTGTAATTGGCCCTAATGCAACCTTAATTTTTGAAGTAGAATTATTGGAAATTGAAAAATAA
- the mnmD gene encoding tRNA (5-methylaminomethyl-2-thiouridine)(34)-methyltransferase MnmD: protein MKRQILTTEDGSHTLYVPEMDEHYHSIHGARQESMHVFIEAGLNAHPGKELTIFEVGFGTGLNAFLTALESKHQQRKITYHTIEKFPLREEEWKSLNPEKDTDNEDSQLFTHLHNCQWEKINHIDDKFQLQKIEGDLTNFNFQALPPFDLVYFDAFAPDKQPQLWSPKIFAAIFNHMANDGILVTYSAKGTVRRIMQSAGFQMERIPGPPGKREMLRGRKP, encoded by the coding sequence ATGAAACGGCAAATACTGACAACCGAAGATGGTTCGCATACCCTGTATGTTCCCGAAATGGATGAGCATTACCACTCAATTCATGGGGCCAGGCAGGAATCGATGCATGTTTTTATTGAAGCCGGATTGAACGCCCATCCCGGGAAAGAACTGACCATTTTTGAAGTAGGCTTCGGTACCGGATTGAACGCATTTCTCACAGCCTTGGAAAGTAAGCATCAACAAAGAAAGATCACCTATCACACCATCGAAAAATTTCCCTTACGGGAAGAAGAATGGAAAAGCCTGAACCCTGAAAAGGATACAGATAATGAAGACAGCCAACTATTCACCCACCTCCATAACTGTCAATGGGAAAAGATAAACCATATTGATGATAAATTTCAACTACAGAAAATAGAAGGCGATTTAACAAACTTCAATTTCCAGGCACTTCCTCCATTCGATTTGGTCTATTTCGACGCATTTGCCCCCGATAAGCAACCACAACTTTGGTCACCCAAAATATTTGCCGCCATTTTCAATCATATGGCGAATGATGGAATACTTGTTACCTACAGCGCCAAGGGCACAGTGAGGCGGATCATGCAGTCAGCAGGTTTTCAGATGGAAAGAATTCCGGGGCCTCCGGGAAAAAGAGAAATGCTCAGGGGAAGAAAACCCTGA
- a CDS encoding MATE family efflux transporter — MKQSTDLTHGHISQQIIKLSVPIMGTSFIQMAYSMIDMIWLGRVGSDAVAAVGAASFFTWLGISLMLITRTGAEVGVSQSLGSGDNKRAISFAQQSLTGALALAILYGILTYIFAPGLIGFFKLANTDVNHNAVSYLRIISAGSLLYYSNPTFSGVFNGAGNSKLPFRINSIGLLLNIVADPLLIFGVGPIPQMGSDGAAYATVASQGLVLLLFIIRIKSGKSPLNKASILSGLDLPYMRKIFKLGLPVAMQSILFAIFAMILARIVGRWGALPIAVQSVGAQIEALSWMTASGFATALGAFVGQNFGAAKWERIYKGFLITVGLSSVVGFIVGILFVGFGQQVFAIFIPEPDAIQMGGKYLEILGYSQIFMCMEIATSGAFNGIGRTMPPSIIGITLTGMRIPLALALALGTSLGLLGVWWSLSLTSILKGIILFVWFYRLVTKHPDNLAVQGRPLQFIRLIPNRIRQQFLGIKTK; from the coding sequence TTGAAGCAGTCAACCGATCTGACACACGGACATATATCACAACAGATAATTAAGCTATCAGTTCCCATTATGGGCACATCTTTCATTCAGATGGCCTATAGCATGATCGACATGATTTGGCTCGGACGCGTAGGCAGCGATGCCGTAGCCGCTGTCGGCGCAGCTTCGTTCTTCACCTGGCTCGGTATTTCACTCATGCTGATAACCCGTACAGGAGCTGAAGTAGGGGTTTCGCAATCACTCGGATCCGGAGACAATAAAAGGGCTATCTCATTTGCGCAACAATCGCTTACAGGAGCGTTGGCACTGGCAATTTTGTATGGGATTTTAACCTATATTTTTGCCCCCGGACTAATCGGTTTTTTTAAGTTGGCGAACACCGATGTCAATCATAACGCTGTTTCTTACCTCCGGATTATTTCTGCCGGTTCCCTCCTCTATTACAGCAATCCGACTTTTTCCGGCGTATTCAACGGGGCTGGCAATTCCAAACTACCATTCCGGATTAACTCCATCGGGTTATTGCTGAATATTGTTGCCGATCCACTCCTTATTTTTGGCGTTGGCCCCATTCCGCAAATGGGTTCTGATGGCGCTGCCTATGCGACTGTTGCCTCACAGGGGCTGGTGTTGTTGTTGTTTATCATTCGAATAAAAAGCGGAAAGTCGCCATTAAACAAGGCCAGCATTCTTTCCGGTTTGGATCTTCCGTACATGCGGAAAATTTTCAAACTCGGTTTACCGGTCGCAATGCAAAGTATTTTGTTCGCCATTTTTGCCATGATTCTGGCCCGCATTGTTGGACGTTGGGGAGCGCTTCCTATCGCCGTACAGAGTGTTGGCGCGCAAATTGAGGCACTAAGCTGGATGACGGCCAGTGGATTTGCCACCGCCCTGGGCGCTTTTGTCGGACAAAATTTTGGTGCAGCAAAATGGGAACGCATTTACAAAGGATTTCTCATCACAGTTGGACTTAGCAGTGTCGTTGGCTTTATTGTCGGCATTCTGTTTGTCGGTTTCGGGCAACAGGTATTTGCCATATTCATTCCCGAACCGGACGCCATCCAAATGGGAGGTAAGTATCTTGAGATTCTGGGCTACTCACAAATATTCATGTGTATGGAAATTGCCACATCCGGAGCATTTAACGGAATCGGGCGTACCATGCCCCCTTCTATTATCGGAATCACATTAACCGGCATGCGCATCCCCCTCGCCTTGGCGCTGGCGCTCGGTACATCATTAGGGTTATTGGGCGTTTGGTGGAGCCTCTCTTTAACGTCCATCCTAAAAGGTATCATTCTGTTTGTCTGGTTTTACCGGCTGGTTACTAAACATCCCGATAATTTGGCCGTGCAAGGGCGACCGCTGCAGTTCATTCGTCTGATTCCAAACCGTATCAGGCAACAATTTCTCGGAATAAAAACCAAATAG
- a CDS encoding L-threonylcarbamoyladenylate synthase, producing MLIRIYEENPNQKDILTVVDVLRNGGVIVYPTDTIYGIGCDITQPKAVERVARLKNMKPEKADFSFICHDLSHISDFSKPISNPVFKLMKKNLPGPFTFIIQANSQVPKMFKNRKKSVGVRVPDNNIICEIVRELGNPVMSTSVRDEDEILEYTTDPELIEEKFGDLIDLVIDGGYGDNIPSTVVDCTGDVPQIIRQGKGELLE from the coding sequence ATGTTGATACGCATTTATGAAGAAAATCCAAATCAGAAAGATATCCTGACGGTGGTTGATGTGTTGCGAAACGGTGGAGTCATCGTTTATCCAACCGATACAATTTATGGTATCGGTTGCGATATTACGCAACCCAAGGCAGTTGAACGGGTGGCCCGCCTGAAAAATATGAAACCGGAAAAAGCTGATTTTTCATTTATTTGTCATGATTTGAGCCATATATCCGATTTTAGTAAGCCCATCTCCAATCCGGTTTTCAAGCTAATGAAAAAAAATCTTCCGGGACCGTTTACCTTTATTATTCAGGCTAATAGCCAGGTGCCAAAAATGTTTAAGAACCGGAAGAAAAGCGTTGGCGTCAGGGTCCCTGATAACAACATCATTTGCGAAATCGTCCGTGAATTGGGAAATCCGGTTATGTCGACTTCGGTGCGTGATGAGGATGAAATACTGGAATATACGACCGATCCTGAACTGATTGAAGAAAAGTTTGGCGATTTGATCGATTTGGTTATTGACGGTGGATATGGTGATAATATTCCTTCTACGGTAGTGGATTGTACCGGGGATGTTCCACAAATTATTCGGCAGGGGAAAGGTGAATTACTCGAGTAA
- a CDS encoding TrkH family potassium uptake protein, translating into MTQWLGGMGIIVLSLAILPVLGIGGMQFFVAEVSGPTPNKLHPRIKQTAKRLWGIYVLFTVLETILPYIGKVPLFDAVCHSFTTMATGGYSTKQAGIAFFTSPYIQYVITIFMFLAGTNFSLSYLVLNGKLKKAWANEEFRWYGLRRLIHPNAVIPVRFNQRTVSDQIMLNVLAFFIIYVLVFFGSVVIYTFIEPDLSSAIGAVATSLGNIGPGLGNVGPTENFYHVPAFGKWFLSFLMLLGRLELFTILILFTPFFWRN; encoded by the coding sequence ATGACGCAATGGTTGGGCGGTATGGGAATCATTGTTCTTTCTCTCGCAATTCTTCCGGTATTAGGAATCGGAGGGATGCAGTTTTTTGTTGCTGAAGTTTCCGGCCCAACGCCAAACAAGTTACATCCGCGGATTAAGCAGACGGCCAAACGATTATGGGGCATATACGTGCTATTTACCGTTCTGGAAACCATCTTGCCCTACATCGGGAAAGTGCCATTGTTCGATGCAGTCTGTCACTCCTTTACCACCATGGCAACAGGAGGTTATTCAACTAAACAGGCAGGTATCGCATTCTTCACATCGCCATACATTCAATATGTTATAACCATATTTATGTTTCTGGCGGGTACTAATTTCTCTCTCTCCTATCTTGTCCTTAACGGGAAATTGAAAAAGGCATGGGCAAATGAAGAATTCAGGTGGTACGGATTACGCCGGCTTATTCATCCCAATGCGGTTATTCCGGTCCGATTCAATCAACGAACAGTTTCCGATCAGATTATGCTGAATGTTCTGGCCTTCTTTATAATTTACGTATTGGTCTTTTTCGGAAGCGTGGTCATTTACACATTCATCGAACCCGATTTAAGTTCAGCTATTGGCGCTGTTGCAACCAGTTTGGGTAATATCGGCCCCGGCTTGGGCAATGTGGGACCTACGGAGAATTTCTATCATGTACCAGCTTTCGGTAAATGGTTTCTTTCGTTCCTGATGCTACTCGGACGTTTGGAGCTCTTCACCATCCTGATTCTGTTCACTCCTTTCTTCTGGAGAAATTAA
- the trkA gene encoding Trk system potassium transporter TrkA — translation MKIIIAGAGEVGTHLAKMLSKEDHDIVLMDDNEEKLNNISSLLDVLTVLGSAISISDLKEANVQHADLFIAVTPYEERNIVACQLAKHLGGRKTVARIDNQEFLFPQNREYFASLGIDELIYPEHLAAKEIVTYLKQSSTRLIHEFSGGKLILFGVKIRSNNKIVGKTLRELAQGKEEFMAVAITRESETLIPHGDDQILAGDIVFFVSSPSTVPSILEKAGKKRFEVKNVMIMGGSRIGMKTAMRLGEHFNVKIIEQDKARSLKVSEKANKALVIHGDGRDMDLLKTEGIDQMDAFIAVTGNSETNILSCQLAKQVGVKRTIAEVENIDYIDFAERIGIGGVINKKLLAASYIYRFTLNAEVSHVKCLAASDAEVLEFIVKKDSLVTQKTIRDLSFPENATIGGYIRQNQGYIANGDTKFIEGDKVVVFTLPSALKKISKFFK, via the coding sequence ATGAAAATTATAATTGCCGGTGCCGGCGAGGTGGGAACACACCTCGCTAAAATGTTATCAAAAGAAGATCACGATATTGTCCTAATGGACGACAACGAGGAAAAGCTGAATAATATTTCCTCCTTGCTTGATGTATTAACTGTTCTTGGGTCAGCCATATCAATCAGTGATCTGAAGGAAGCCAATGTTCAGCACGCCGACTTGTTCATTGCGGTAACGCCCTACGAGGAGCGTAATATCGTGGCCTGTCAGTTGGCCAAACATCTTGGGGGCCGCAAAACAGTCGCCCGAATTGATAATCAGGAATTTTTGTTTCCACAAAACAGAGAATACTTTGCCAGCCTGGGTATTGACGAATTGATTTACCCGGAACACCTGGCAGCCAAAGAGATTGTTACTTACCTGAAACAAAGCAGCACGCGACTGATTCATGAATTTTCGGGCGGTAAGCTTATTCTGTTTGGTGTCAAGATTCGTTCGAATAATAAAATCGTTGGCAAAACGCTGCGTGAGTTAGCCCAGGGAAAAGAAGAGTTCATGGCGGTAGCCATCACTCGTGAATCAGAGACGCTGATTCCGCACGGAGATGATCAGATTCTTGCTGGAGACATCGTTTTCTTTGTATCGAGCCCTTCCACTGTTCCGTCAATTCTTGAAAAAGCCGGTAAGAAACGATTCGAAGTAAAGAATGTGATGATCATGGGCGGAAGCCGCATTGGAATGAAAACGGCTATGCGACTGGGTGAGCATTTCAATGTGAAAATTATCGAGCAGGATAAAGCTCGCAGCCTGAAAGTTTCTGAAAAAGCAAACAAAGCCCTGGTTATTCATGGTGACGGCCGCGATATGGATCTACTGAAGACCGAAGGAATCGACCAGATGGATGCCTTTATTGCGGTAACCGGAAATTCCGAAACCAATATTCTTTCCTGCCAGTTGGCAAAGCAAGTAGGTGTCAAGCGGACCATTGCCGAAGTGGAAAACATCGATTATATCGACTTTGCCGAACGAATTGGTATCGGTGGTGTGATCAACAAGAAACTGCTGGCCGCATCGTATATTTATCGCTTTACGTTAAATGCCGAAGTATCACATGTAAAGTGCCTGGCTGCTTCAGATGCAGAAGTTCTCGAATTCATCGTGAAAAAAGATTCACTGGTAACCCAAAAAACCATCCGCGACCTAAGTTTCCCGGAAAATGCAACTATTGGAGGATATATCAGGCAAAATCAGGGGTATATTGCCAATGGCGACACAAAATTTATTGAAGGAGATAAGGTTGTTGTTTTCACCCTGCCCTCAGCGTTGAAAAAAATTTCGAAATTCTTTAAATAA